In Candidatus Binatia bacterium, one DNA window encodes the following:
- the hisC gene encoding histidinol-phosphate transaminase: protein MQPRNRSEKGGAEVSPASLVAGHLRDLSPYVPGRAIAEIEREFGLDTVVKLASNENPVGMSPLAREAYVAAATEMHRYPEGGSPELQQALAEHHQVDPSRVLLGNGSNEVLTLLARLFLSPGDEVVVSEGAFAIYALSAKAQGADVVTVAAPAYTHDPIGMIDAVTERTKILYLCNPNNPTGTMFGRDVWEKFLASVPQDILVVCDNAYAEYVDHPDFPDAMLDRDRHPGLVVLRTFSKIYGMGGLRIGYGVGPDWLGDFYHRLRDPFNVNLAAEKAAVAALRDEAHVISSRRVNAEGRKFLRRAVKILGLAALPSETNFLTIEVGYGGDVADSLQRAGIIVRPLGGYGMPAHIRVSIGLPEENTAFAQTLAALLGFSGPGAPLLRQEETS, encoded by the coding sequence ATGCAGCCGCGCAACCGAAGTGAGAAGGGCGGCGCCGAGGTCTCCCCGGCTTCGCTGGTCGCCGGACACCTCCGCGACCTCTCGCCCTACGTGCCTGGCCGGGCGATCGCCGAGATCGAACGGGAGTTCGGGCTCGACACCGTGGTGAAGCTTGCTTCCAACGAGAACCCGGTCGGCATGAGCCCATTGGCCCGCGAAGCCTATGTCGCGGCCGCCACAGAGATGCACCGATATCCCGAGGGGGGCTCTCCCGAGCTGCAGCAGGCACTTGCTGAGCACCATCAGGTAGATCCCTCGCGGGTGCTTCTGGGGAACGGGTCCAACGAAGTCTTGACACTTCTGGCACGATTGTTTTTGTCGCCGGGGGATGAGGTCGTTGTTTCCGAGGGGGCTTTTGCCATCTATGCACTCTCCGCCAAGGCGCAGGGGGCTGACGTCGTTACGGTGGCCGCGCCTGCCTACACCCACGATCCGATCGGCATGATTGATGCGGTGACCGAGCGCACGAAAATCCTCTACCTATGCAATCCGAATAACCCGACCGGTACGATGTTCGGGCGGGATGTATGGGAGAAATTTCTGGCGAGCGTGCCGCAGGACATTCTTGTGGTTTGCGATAATGCGTACGCGGAATACGTCGACCATCCGGATTTTCCGGATGCCATGCTCGATCGAGATCGCCACCCCGGTCTGGTCGTCCTGCGTACCTTCTCCAAGATCTATGGGATGGGCGGTCTGCGGATCGGCTATGGGGTCGGACCTGATTGGCTCGGTGATTTCTACCATCGCCTGCGCGATCCCTTTAACGTGAATCTGGCAGCGGAAAAGGCTGCTGTCGCGGCTCTGCGCGACGAGGCGCATGTCATATCGAGTCGTCGGGTGAATGCCGAAGGTCGGAAGTTCCTGCGTCGGGCCGTCAAGATTCTGGGGCTCGCGGCCTTGCCGAGTGAGACAAACTTTCTCACGATCGAAGTCGGCTACGGGGGTGACGTCGCAGATTCTCTCCAGCGGGCCGGTATCATTGTGCGGCCTCTCGGGGGCTATGGCATGCCGGCCCATATCCGCGTATCGATCGGACTGCCCGAGGAAAATACCGCATTCGCGCAAACTTTGGCGGCTCTGCTGGGTTTCAGCGGGCCTGGCGCACCCTTGCTGCGTCAGGAAGAGACCTCATGA
- the aroA gene encoding 3-phosphoshikimate 1-carboxyvinyltransferase, with protein sequence MIRKLGIVGVGLIGGSAAMAARRAGFAAEVVGLGRTQENLDTALSRGIVDAASRDPEILADCDLVLLATPVRTLALNAEQIVGQLRPDTVVTDGGSVKVEVVRDCEAILGSRFVGSHPIAGTEDSGAAAADESLFLDAVCVVTPSSETDPAATVLVRQFWEALGMRVVSMDPPSHDRALGVTSHLPHLLAFALAGVAAGERTAIGELLGPSFRDMTRIAASSPEMWRDILLANASTLSDVAGRFAEELEALRLAATRGDGAALESRIRRAGDWKRQTTGGTETTAEIQPSSTPLQGNVRVPGDKSIGHRALLFGGIAQGVTRVRGLSPGADNASTVEVLRGLGIQVDRNGDEALVHGGGFEGLRMPAATLDCGNSGTTMRLCAGLLAGRPFSSRLDGDASLRSRPMARVQGPLAALGAVIETEDGHAPLVVRGRSLKGADVTLSVASAQLKTSVLLAGLQAEGRTVVREPLRSRDHTERLLPHFGVLVEVANDGGIAVQGPVTLRAADVDVPGDPSAAAFWAVAASIVPGSEVHIPDVAMNPTRIGALDVLVAMGADLTRTDKPSVGAEPVADLTVRYAALRGVEVAGETMVRAIDEFPILAVAAAFADGETVFADGAELRHKESDRLATMAAGLQRMGVAVREQPDGLVVEGGGRLAGATVETFGDHRIAMAFAVAALGASGPVRIEDADSIAVSDPRFLAVLETLRAELR encoded by the coding sequence ATGATTCGAAAGTTGGGGATCGTCGGCGTCGGTTTGATCGGCGGATCTGCGGCCATGGCCGCCCGGCGAGCGGGTTTTGCGGCGGAGGTTGTCGGTCTCGGACGGACGCAGGAGAATCTTGATACCGCACTTTCCCGCGGCATTGTGGATGCAGCGAGCCGAGATCCGGAGATTTTGGCCGACTGCGATCTGGTTCTGCTGGCGACCCCTGTCCGGACTCTCGCATTGAATGCCGAACAGATTGTCGGCCAGTTGCGTCCGGACACGGTCGTCACCGATGGTGGCAGTGTAAAGGTCGAGGTCGTGCGCGATTGCGAAGCGATTCTGGGCTCCCGGTTTGTCGGTAGCCATCCGATTGCCGGCACCGAAGATTCCGGTGCAGCAGCGGCGGATGAGTCGCTTTTTCTCGACGCGGTATGCGTCGTGACGCCCAGTTCGGAAACGGATCCCGCCGCAACGGTACTGGTCCGACAATTTTGGGAAGCTCTGGGAATGCGGGTGGTCTCCATGGACCCGCCGTCGCACGACCGAGCGTTGGGAGTCACCAGCCATCTGCCGCACCTTTTGGCTTTTGCGCTGGCTGGCGTTGCCGCGGGTGAGCGCACCGCAATCGGAGAATTGCTGGGTCCGTCGTTTCGAGACATGACCCGGATCGCCGCGAGTTCGCCCGAAATGTGGCGGGATATTCTTCTGGCGAATGCCAGCACGCTCAGTGACGTTGCCGGACGCTTTGCCGAAGAACTCGAAGCGCTTCGGCTGGCCGCGACGCGGGGGGACGGGGCGGCGCTGGAGAGTCGGATTCGCCGAGCCGGGGACTGGAAGCGTCAGACCACCGGAGGAACCGAAACCACTGCTGAAATCCAGCCCTCCTCGACGCCCCTGCAGGGCAATGTTCGCGTGCCGGGAGATAAATCAATCGGCCACCGGGCTCTTTTGTTCGGAGGAATTGCCCAGGGTGTGACCCGGGTCCGCGGGCTCTCGCCCGGTGCGGATAATGCGAGCACGGTCGAGGTCCTCCGGGGTCTCGGGATTCAGGTGGATCGCAATGGTGACGAGGCGCTGGTGCACGGCGGGGGATTCGAGGGCCTCCGCATGCCCGCGGCGACACTGGACTGCGGAAATTCGGGAACGACGATGCGGCTCTGTGCCGGGTTGTTGGCGGGCCGTCCTTTTTCTTCACGACTCGATGGCGACGCATCCCTCCGCTCGCGGCCGATGGCCCGTGTGCAGGGCCCGTTGGCCGCGTTGGGGGCGGTGATCGAAACCGAGGATGGGCATGCGCCGCTGGTGGTCCGCGGACGCTCACTCAAAGGGGCCGACGTTACGCTTTCCGTGGCGAGCGCCCAACTCAAGACATCCGTGCTTCTGGCGGGCTTGCAGGCAGAGGGGCGAACCGTGGTTCGCGAACCCTTGCGTAGCCGCGATCACACCGAGCGCCTGCTGCCGCATTTTGGTGTTTTGGTCGAAGTGGCCAACGACGGGGGAATCGCAGTTCAGGGGCCCGTGACTTTACGTGCGGCGGACGTCGACGTCCCTGGCGATCCGAGCGCGGCGGCCTTCTGGGCGGTCGCAGCGTCGATTGTGCCCGGCTCCGAAGTCCACATCCCGGACGTGGCCATGAACCCGACCCGCATCGGAGCTCTCGATGTTCTCGTCGCGATGGGCGCCGATTTGACCCGAACCGACAAGCCGTCCGTGGGAGCTGAGCCGGTAGCCGATCTAACCGTCCGTTACGCAGCGCTGCGGGGCGTCGAGGTGGCCGGCGAGACCATGGTCCGGGCGATCGATGAATTCCCGATTCTTGCGGTGGCGGCAGCGTTCGCGGATGGCGAAACGGTTTTCGCAGATGGTGCCGAGTTGCGTCACAAGGAAAGCGATCGTCTGGCGACGATGGCGGCAGGGCTCCAGCGAATGGGGGTGGCTGTGCGGGAGCAGCCAGATGGGCTTGTGGTTGAGGGCGGCGGCCGCCTTGCGGGTGCGACCGTCGAAACTTTTGGCGACCACCGAATCGCGATGGCCTTCGCGGTGGCCGCCCTCGGGGCGAGCGGTCCGGTCCGGATCGAGGATGCCGACTCGATTGCGGTATCGGATCCACGATTTCTGGCCGTGCTCGAGACTCTGCGCGCGGAGCTCCGGTAA
- the cmk gene encoding (d)CMP kinase, producing the protein MARLVVTIDGPAGAGKSTVSRSLAALLGYTYLDTGAIYRTLGLSVGAFEALAARLDACADPEALPPEDRERLAGIARSLEITFEDAGTRVFLHGDEVTSAIRTPAAGERASRVSAVPEVRAALLELQRALGASGGVVVEGRDTGSIIFPQAEAKFFLTASVACRAGRRTAELRSRGLAAEEADVAREISARDARDAGRSVAPLVRPEGSMEVDSSNMGVDEVVAEMAARVRGLEAS; encoded by the coding sequence ATGGCGCGTCTGGTCGTGACCATCGATGGCCCGGCCGGAGCCGGAAAAAGCACGGTCAGTCGAAGCCTGGCTGCACTTCTGGGCTATACCTATCTCGATACGGGAGCCATCTACCGCACATTGGGGCTCTCGGTCGGGGCGTTCGAGGCGCTCGCCGCAAGACTCGACGCTTGCGCCGATCCGGAGGCTCTACCGCCTGAGGACCGCGAACGGCTCGCCGGCATTGCAAGGTCTCTCGAAATTACCTTCGAGGATGCCGGAACCCGAGTTTTTCTGCATGGGGATGAGGTCACATCGGCGATTCGTACGCCGGCTGCGGGCGAGCGTGCGTCGCGCGTTTCGGCTGTCCCGGAGGTGCGAGCGGCTCTTCTCGAATTGCAGCGTGCGCTGGGTGCCAGCGGTGGCGTTGTTGTCGAAGGGCGCGATACAGGCAGCATTATTTTCCCGCAGGCCGAAGCGAAATTCTTTCTGACCGCATCGGTGGCCTGCCGGGCAGGTCGGCGCACGGCGGAGCTTCGTTCGCGTGGCCTCGCGGCGGAAGAAGCTGATGTTGCAAGGGAAATTTCGGCTCGGGATGCCCGCGACGCCGGTCGATCGGTGGCGCCATTGGTTCGTCCGGAGGGTTCCATGGAGGTCGACTCGTCAAATATGGGGGTCGATGAAGTTGTCGCAGAAATGGCGGCCAGAGTTCGAGGCCTTGAGGCCTCTTGA
- a CDS encoding 30S ribosomal protein S1, whose translation MMSENDDPSMLDDDFSKLFEESLKSVKPGEVVTGEVVQVLNGFVTVDIGYKSEGQVPIAEFRDREGNAEVEVGSQIEVFFEGSDGETGIVKLSRIKAEQAKVWGEVEIAYNEGRPVEGLIVGKVKGGLKVDIGVGAFLPGSHADLRPTRNLDRFIGQRGRFAILKFNRQRGNVVVSRRSVLETERASLKEETLRVLEEGIILEGTVKNITDYGAFVDLGGIDGLLHITDMSWGRISHPSEVIEAGDQVKVVVLKYDPERERVSLGMKQIQPDPWVEAAGRYPIGGRATGKVVSLTDYGAFIELEKGVEGLIHVSEMSWTKRVTHPSKLLELQAEVEVQVLDVDPANRRISLGLKQVEPNPWETVRLNHPIGSQIKGVVKSITDFGVFVGVEDGIDGLVHISDLQWTKKIRHPSELFNKGDEIDAIVLGVDVENERVSLGVKQLSNDPWEGLESRFPNGSKITGPVTSVTDFGVFVQIEEGIEGLVHVSQIANERIDRPAEHFQVGEVIECEILNIDLRERKIGLSVRALRRTEERAEMAAYMDREGEGGRFTLGDSLGEQLQSVTPRKTEGEPESDG comes from the coding sequence ATGATGAGTGAAAACGACGATCCGTCGATGCTTGACGACGATTTCAGCAAGCTCTTCGAGGAGAGCCTGAAGTCCGTGAAGCCGGGCGAGGTTGTCACTGGAGAAGTGGTTCAGGTTTTGAACGGCTTCGTGACAGTTGATATCGGTTATAAATCTGAAGGTCAGGTTCCCATTGCGGAGTTCCGGGACCGGGAAGGTAACGCCGAGGTTGAAGTAGGCAGCCAGATCGAGGTCTTCTTTGAAGGCAGTGACGGCGAAACGGGGATTGTGAAGCTTTCCCGGATCAAGGCTGAGCAGGCCAAGGTCTGGGGCGAAGTGGAAATAGCCTACAACGAAGGTCGGCCCGTCGAGGGTCTGATCGTCGGTAAGGTCAAGGGTGGACTCAAGGTCGATATCGGCGTTGGAGCCTTCCTGCCCGGGTCGCATGCCGACCTGCGCCCGACCCGAAACCTGGATCGATTTATTGGTCAGCGTGGCCGGTTCGCGATCCTGAAGTTCAACCGTCAACGGGGTAATGTCGTTGTGTCTCGACGTAGCGTGCTCGAGACGGAAAGAGCTTCCCTCAAGGAAGAGACCCTGCGCGTGCTCGAAGAGGGGATTATCCTCGAGGGCACGGTCAAGAATATCACCGATTACGGCGCCTTCGTTGATCTCGGTGGCATCGATGGTCTGCTGCATATCACGGATATGTCGTGGGGCCGGATCTCGCACCCCTCCGAGGTGATCGAGGCGGGTGATCAGGTCAAAGTCGTTGTACTGAAATACGATCCCGAGCGAGAGCGTGTTTCTCTGGGGATGAAGCAGATTCAGCCGGATCCCTGGGTGGAGGCCGCAGGCCGCTATCCGATCGGTGGCCGCGCCACCGGCAAGGTCGTCAGCCTCACCGACTACGGTGCCTTCATCGAGTTGGAAAAGGGTGTCGAGGGATTGATCCACGTTTCGGAGATGTCCTGGACCAAGCGGGTCACGCACCCGTCCAAGCTTCTGGAACTCCAGGCCGAGGTCGAAGTTCAGGTCCTCGATGTGGACCCCGCGAACCGCAGGATTTCGCTCGGTCTCAAGCAGGTCGAGCCCAACCCCTGGGAGACGGTTCGTCTCAACCACCCGATTGGGAGCCAGATCAAGGGTGTGGTCAAGAGCATTACGGACTTCGGTGTTTTCGTCGGAGTCGAGGACGGCATCGACGGTCTGGTGCATATCTCGGATCTGCAGTGGACCAAGAAGATCCGCCACCCGTCGGAACTCTTCAACAAGGGCGACGAGATCGATGCGATCGTGCTGGGAGTGGACGTCGAGAACGAGCGCGTCTCTCTCGGTGTGAAGCAATTGTCGAACGACCCTTGGGAGGGTCTCGAGAGTCGTTTCCCGAATGGCTCCAAGATTACCGGTCCGGTCACGAGCGTGACGGATTTTGGTGTCTTCGTTCAAATCGAAGAAGGCATCGAGGGTCTGGTGCACGTTTCGCAGATCGCCAACGAGCGCATCGATCGACCAGCAGAGCATTTTCAGGTCGGCGAAGTCATCGAATGCGAGATCCTCAATATCGATCTGCGGGAACGCAAGATCGGGTTGTCGGTGCGGGCATTGCGCCGGACCGAAGAGCGGGCCGAGATGGCCGCTTATATGGATCGCGAGGGCGAGGGCGGACGCTTTACGCTCGGGGATTCTCTTGGTGAACAGCTGCAAAGCGTGACGCCAAGGAAAACCGAGGGCGAGCCCGAGTCGGACGGCTGA
- the sppA gene encoding signal peptide peptidase SppA yields the protein MGKGGDSSWSAGPSIGVVHLTGEIASSDDFVSSIQSARDDASVKAVIVRVDSPGGQVAPSQEMYQALRELSDLKPTIASLGSVAASGGYYVAAAANTVVANPGSLTGSIGVILSLTNVTGLMEKVGVQSEVITAGRLKDMGSPFRRSTDAEREIFQAMADEIHQQFIDDVKTVRPLTPDQIEIVSTGRIFTGAEAQRVGLVDVLGGYEDAIALAAQESGIEGVPNIVHFREAKGPWWLQAIMEGSAQNALLPKGLMGFLTALDGAPATNTTTLLWRMPILSDGFLSASELER from the coding sequence GTGGGAAAAGGCGGAGACTCGTCGTGGTCTGCCGGCCCGTCGATTGGGGTTGTGCACCTTACCGGCGAGATTGCATCGTCTGATGATTTCGTCAGCTCGATCCAGAGTGCCCGGGACGATGCTTCCGTAAAGGCGGTCATCGTTCGCGTTGATTCACCTGGTGGGCAGGTGGCCCCGTCGCAGGAGATGTATCAGGCCCTGCGCGAACTCAGTGACCTGAAACCGACAATCGCCAGTCTCGGCTCGGTGGCTGCTTCGGGCGGGTATTACGTGGCTGCCGCCGCGAACACTGTGGTTGCCAACCCGGGTTCCTTGACGGGTTCGATCGGGGTCATCCTCTCTCTCACTAATGTGACTGGTCTGATGGAAAAAGTCGGCGTCCAGTCCGAAGTGATCACGGCCGGCCGACTCAAGGATATGGGCTCTCCTTTTCGCCGATCGACCGATGCCGAACGCGAAATCTTTCAGGCGATGGCTGACGAGATCCATCAGCAGTTTATTGACGATGTAAAGACCGTCCGGCCTCTGACCCCTGATCAGATCGAGATCGTCAGCACAGGCAGGATCTTCACCGGTGCCGAAGCTCAACGAGTGGGCCTGGTGGACGTGCTCGGTGGATACGAGGATGCGATCGCTCTTGCCGCGCAGGAAAGCGGGATTGAGGGCGTTCCCAATATCGTCCATTTCCGTGAGGCAAAAGGGCCCTGGTGGTTGCAGGCCATTATGGAGGGATCCGCGCAGAACGCTCTGCTCCCCAAGGGCTTGATGGGCTTTCTCACCGCTCTGGATGGAGCACCAGCTACCAACACGACAACTTTGCTGTGGCGGATGCCGATTCTTTCCGATGGGTTCCTGTCGGCCTCGGAGCTTGAGCGATGA